The following are encoded together in the Choloepus didactylus isolate mChoDid1 chromosome 7, mChoDid1.pri, whole genome shotgun sequence genome:
- the COQ3 gene encoding ubiquinone biosynthesis O-methyltransferase, mitochondrial isoform X2 produces MTFPYLNRMKCYRYPWTRLYSTVQSTVDSSEVKTFQALAHRWWDEQGLYAPLHSMNDLRVPFIRDNLLKNVANHQPGKPLSGMKILDVGCGGGLLTEPLGRLGASVIGIDPVEENIKTAQRHKSFDPVLDSRIEYRVCSLEEIMEEATETFDAVVASEVVEHVIHIETFIQCCYQVLKPGGSLFITTINKTQLSYALGIVFAEQIAGFVQKGTHTWEKFVSPEKLESILESNGLSVQTVVGMLYNPFSGYWHWIENTSLNYAAHAVKPSVQEPPVPTEGVSKGETEEHQAKAPTNPGAHEELKK; encoded by the exons GTACCCATGGACAAGACTGTACAGTACTGTGCAAAGCACTGTAGACAGCAGTGAGGTGAAAACCTTCCAAGCCCTGGCTCATAGGTGGTGGGATGAGCAAGGATTATATGCACCTCTTCATTCTATGAATGACCTGAGGGTGCCATTTATTAG agacaaTCTTTTGAAAAATGTTGCTAATCACCAGCCAGGAAAACCTTTGTCTGGGATGAAGATTCTTGATGTTGGCTGTGGTGGTGGATTGCTAACTGAA CCTCTAGGGCGGCTTGGGGCTTCAGTTATTGGAATTGATCCTGTGGAGGAAAACATTAAAACAGCACAGAGGCATAAATCATTTGATCCAGTCCTGGACTCAAGAATAGAGTACAGAGTGTGTTCCCTGGAAGAGATtatggaagaggccacagaaactTTTGATGCCGTCGTAGCTTCCGAAGTTGTAGAACATGTGATTCACATAGAAACATTTATACAGTGCTGCTATCAAGTATTAAAA cCTGGTGGTTCTTTATTCATTACTACAATCAACAAAACACAACTTTCCTATGCCTTAGGAATTGTTTTTGCAGAGCAAATTGCAGGTTTTGTACAGAAAGGTACTCATACGTGGGAGAAGTTTGTTTCACCTGAAAAGCTAGAGAGTATTCTGGAATCAA atggtCTGTCAGTTCAAACTGTGGTGGGAATGCTCTACAACCCCTTCTCAGGCTACTGGCATTGGATTGAAAATACCAGCCTGAACTATGCAGCTCACGCAGTCAAACCCAGTGTGCAGGAACCTCCAGTGCCTACAGAGGGTGTTTCAAAGGGGGAGACCGAAGAACACCAAGCGAAAGCTCCCACAAACCCAGGTGCACATGAAGAACTGAAGAAATGA